In a genomic window of Deltaproteobacteria bacterium:
- a CDS encoding leucyl aminopeptidase, translating into MPTSKDLELFKAAYKTVKEIIRIKEGESLLITIDSISDFRVAEEMAKAGEALGAKVMVAWHTTPRGYGKACDPYLPEPLFAACPATDAWIELNNQWLLYGTPWTRAVTNGRTRNLMLGGLSTDQLIRCIGEVDIQAQIAFQEKVVEITKRAKEMKIVNAAGTNVTFENHPDRPFANEHIADTPGGHFLIGQIGWAPKEDTINGTIVFDGAISGGGEADIGVVSEPVVYEVENGRIQEIRGGKEAEIVKKWFEKLDDPDMYLAAHVCYGFNPRAKLGYATTEDERVWGCTEWGFGYQGPMYSGGEPREAASHIDGISLACSVTCDGQSITREGEVVHPELRDLAKACGH; encoded by the coding sequence ATGCCTACCAGCAAAGACCTCGAATTGTTTAAAGCGGCCTATAAAACCGTTAAGGAGATAATCCGAATCAAAGAGGGGGAAAGCCTTTTAATTACCATCGATTCCATCAGCGACTTCAGAGTGGCGGAAGAGATGGCCAAGGCGGGCGAGGCCCTGGGAGCAAAGGTAATGGTGGCCTGGCACACTACTCCCAGGGGCTACGGCAAGGCCTGTGACCCTTATCTGCCGGAACCCCTTTTCGCTGCTTGCCCTGCGACAGACGCCTGGATCGAACTGAACAACCAGTGGCTTCTATATGGGACCCCTTGGACACGGGCGGTAACGAATGGGCGTACACGAAACCTTATGCTAGGAGGTTTGTCTACTGATCAATTGATCCGCTGTATAGGAGAAGTGGATATCCAGGCCCAAATTGCATTCCAGGAAAAGGTTGTTGAGATAACGAAGCGAGCAAAGGAAATGAAGATCGTAAATGCGGCGGGAACGAACGTCACTTTTGAAAACCATCCCGATCGTCCTTTTGCAAATGAACACATAGCGGATACACCAGGGGGGCATTTTCTCATAGGCCAGATCGGCTGGGCACCGAAGGAGGATACTATTAATGGAACCATTGTTTTTGACGGGGCTATTTCGGGCGGCGGTGAAGCAGACATAGGGGTTGTATCAGAACCTGTTGTTTACGAAGTTGAAAATGGAAGAATCCAGGAGATCAGAGGGGGTAAAGAAGCCGAGATCGTAAAGAAATGGTTCGAAAAATTGGATGATCCCGATATGTATCTGGCCGCTCATGTCTGCTATGGTTTCAACCCAAGGGCGAAACTTGGGTATGCTACTACGGAAGATGAAAGGGTGTGGGGATGTACAGAATGGGGTTTCGGTTATCAGGGCCCCATGTATTCGGGAGGAGAGCCGAGAGAGGCTGCATCCCATATAGATGGGATCAGCCTGGCGTGTTCCGTGACCTGCGATGGCCAGTCCATAACCAGGGAAGGTGAGGTGGTTCACCCGGAACTGCGGGACCTGGCAAAGGCTTGTGGACACTAA
- a CDS encoding M20/M25/M40 family metallo-hydrolase, with amino-acid sequence MGAECFIDDYGNLIAKVPARNSSSDRSVLFGVHADTVKPGIGIEPVLEGQIIRSRGNTILGADDKAGIAELVEAIKTVDRHPPIEIAVSREEEIGFKGAKNIDTSLLKSDFGFVMDSDSLEDIIIGGPSYMSIKVDITGRSAHAGMEPEKGISSIKAASYAISMIKEGWVDDETTVNVGVIRGGEVLNAVPEKTEVKVECRSQTHEKCLGRSELIGRIFQNAAESIGAKAEITMELLVKCYQVPEDAESVAIAKRAIVSAGLAPNTKVICAGTDAAIYNEKGTETVVMGIGVRSEHTKEEHITVGDMMKSVEIIRNILKETC; translated from the coding sequence TTGGGAGCCGAATGCTTTATAGATGATTACGGAAACTTGATAGCTAAGGTGCCTGCCAGGAATTCAAGTTCCGATAGATCTGTGCTTTTCGGGGTTCATGCGGATACGGTCAAACCTGGTATCGGCATTGAACCCGTACTTGAAGGTCAAATCATAAGATCTCGAGGAAATACTATACTTGGTGCGGATGACAAGGCAGGTATTGCAGAACTCGTAGAGGCGATAAAGACAGTCGACCGTCACCCTCCAATAGAGATCGCGGTGTCAAGAGAAGAAGAGATCGGGTTCAAAGGGGCCAAGAATATCGACACCTCCCTTCTTAAATCGGATTTTGGGTTCGTGATGGATTCAGACAGCTTAGAGGACATTATCATCGGCGGCCCGTCTTACATGAGTATCAAAGTGGATATCACCGGTAGATCGGCCCATGCGGGAATGGAGCCGGAAAAAGGCATATCTTCCATCAAGGCTGCGTCATATGCGATATCCATGATAAAAGAAGGATGGGTGGATGATGAGACAACAGTGAACGTTGGGGTCATCCGGGGCGGGGAGGTCCTCAATGCGGTGCCGGAAAAAACGGAAGTAAAGGTTGAGTGTCGCAGTCAAACGCATGAGAAATGCCTTGGGAGGAGTGAATTGATAGGCCGGATATTTCAAAATGCAGCGGAGTCTATCGGAGCAAAGGCGGAGATCACTATGGAACTCCTGGTGAAATGCTACCAGGTTCCGGAAGACGCTGAATCGGTAGCAATTGCCAAAAGGGCGATTGTCAGTGCAGGTCTTGCCCCTAATACCAAAGTCATATGCGCCGGGACCGATGCCGCTATTTATAATGAAAAGGGAACAGAAACGGTGGTTATGGGGATAGGGGTGCGGTCGGAACACACAAAAGAGGAGCATATTACTGTTGGAGACATGATGAAG